From the Aquitalea magnusonii genome, one window contains:
- the rnpA gene encoding ribonuclease P protein component, with protein MTYRFRRVHRLLKTDEFSSVFSLRQARSTALFQVYARPNDLGHARLGLVVGKKVHKRAVRRNYIKRTVREWFRLNQASLPAQDYIVRAKLAFSRADRAEAVIALSTLFAKLARCRASSSS; from the coding sequence TTAAAAACGGATGAATTTTCATCCGTTTTTAGTTTGCGGCAAGCGCGCAGCACGGCTTTGTTTCAGGTGTATGCCCGTCCCAACGATCTGGGCCATGCCCGGCTTGGCCTGGTGGTGGGTAAGAAGGTCCACAAGCGAGCCGTACGCCGCAATTACATCAAGCGTACCGTGCGCGAGTGGTTCCGCCTGAATCAGGCCTCCTTGCCGGCACAGGACTACATTGTCCGTGCCAAACTGGCTTTTTCACGCGCTGACAGAGCAGAAGCTGTCATCGCCTTGTCTACACTCTTTGCTAAACTGGCACGATGTCGCGCCTCCTCATCCTCCTGA
- a CDS encoding pyocin activator PrtN family protein, with protein sequence MKTLFLLMAQYEQPAIPLSAICELYFGLTAHEANRAAKLNRLPIPTFRVGTSQRAPRMVHVEDLAALIDKQRQAAMKSWLSSKA encoded by the coding sequence ATGAAAACCCTTTTTCTCCTCATGGCGCAGTACGAGCAGCCTGCCATACCACTTAGTGCAATATGTGAGCTGTATTTTGGACTGACGGCACATGAAGCCAACAGGGCCGCGAAACTCAACCGCTTACCGATACCAACATTTAGAGTTGGAACTAGTCAACGCGCCCCGCGCATGGTGCATGTTGAAGACCTAGCAGCTCTCATAGATAAGCAACGCCAGGCAGCCATGAAAAGTTGGCTAAGCAGCAAAGCTTAA
- the yidC gene encoding membrane protein insertase YidC: protein MDSKRLIIFIVLSMGILLLWQEYFAPKPAPQQVAQTQTASQPDAPASHTASAQPVEAAKLTAGQRIRVTTDVIKAEIDTVGGDLRQLDLLKHDSATDAKKPFELLTDKNGRVYVAQTGLVAASNPALPTHKTVYSAAQSSYTLSGDSLQVKLTAPAANGVQVVKTYTFKKGSYDIAVRFDITNGGTTPLAPTAYYRILRDGQAPEGEGRFAHTFTGPAVYTAENKFQKVAFEDLAKGKGDYAKTATDGWVGMLQHYFMTAWILKPLDAASVCKDDKSCHFELKDNNGLYSAAATVDLKTINPGQTASITVPLYAGPEDYSVLTKIADGLEYSKDYGWVHIFASPLFWLLTKLHGLVQNWGWAIVLLTLTVKAIFYPLTAASYRSMAKMKALAPRLERMKEQYGDDRMKFQQAVMEMYKSEKVNPLGGCLPMLIQIPVFIGLYWALLASVELRQAPWILWYTDLARPDPFYVLPVIMAATMFLQTFLNPPPTDPMQAKMMKIMPVAFSAMFFFFPAGLVLYYAVNNILSIAQQWYINKSIENSKKVALQS, encoded by the coding sequence ATGGATTCCAAGCGACTCATAATCTTCATCGTTCTGTCCATGGGCATCCTGCTGCTGTGGCAGGAGTATTTTGCGCCCAAGCCTGCTCCGCAGCAGGTGGCACAGACACAAACGGCTTCGCAGCCGGACGCACCGGCCAGCCATACCGCCAGCGCCCAGCCTGTTGAAGCTGCCAAACTCACCGCCGGCCAGCGCATCCGTGTGACGACCGACGTGATCAAGGCCGAAATTGATACCGTGGGTGGTGACCTGCGTCAGCTGGATTTGCTGAAGCACGATTCCGCCACGGACGCCAAAAAGCCGTTCGAGCTGCTCACCGACAAGAATGGCCGCGTGTACGTGGCGCAGACCGGTCTGGTGGCTGCCAGCAACCCGGCCCTGCCCACCCACAAGACGGTCTACTCCGCGGCACAATCCAGCTACACCCTGAGTGGCGACAGCCTGCAGGTGAAGCTGACCGCCCCGGCCGCCAATGGCGTGCAAGTGGTGAAAACCTACACCTTCAAGAAGGGCAGCTACGATATCGCGGTGCGTTTTGATATCACCAACGGCGGCACCACCCCGCTGGCCCCGACTGCCTACTACCGCATCCTGCGTGATGGTCAGGCACCGGAAGGTGAAGGCCGCTTTGCCCACACCTTTACCGGCCCGGCGGTGTACACCGCTGAAAACAAGTTCCAGAAGGTTGCCTTCGAGGATCTGGCCAAGGGCAAGGGTGATTACGCCAAGACTGCCACCGACGGCTGGGTGGGCATGCTGCAGCATTACTTCATGACCGCCTGGATTCTCAAGCCGCTGGATGCTGCCAGCGTGTGCAAGGACGACAAGTCCTGCCACTTCGAGCTGAAAGACAACAACGGCCTGTATTCCGCCGCTGCCACCGTGGACCTGAAAACCATCAATCCGGGCCAGACCGCTTCCATCACCGTGCCGCTGTATGCCGGCCCGGAAGACTACAGCGTGCTGACCAAGATTGCCGACGGCCTGGAATATTCCAAGGACTATGGCTGGGTACACATCTTCGCTTCCCCGCTGTTTTGGCTGCTGACCAAGCTGCATGGTCTGGTGCAGAACTGGGGCTGGGCGATTGTGCTGCTCACCCTCACCGTGAAGGCCATCTTCTATCCGCTGACTGCCGCTTCCTACCGCTCCATGGCCAAGATGAAGGCCCTGGCACCGCGTCTGGAACGCATGAAGGAACAATACGGCGACGACCGTATGAAGTTCCAGCAAGCCGTGATGGAAATGTACAAGAGCGAGAAGGTGAATCCGCTGGGTGGCTGTCTGCCCATGCTGATCCAGATTCCGGTGTTCATCGGCCTGTACTGGGCGCTGCTGGCTTCGGTTGAGCTGCGTCAGGCTCCGTGGATCCTGTGGTACACCGACCTGGCCCGTCCGGACCCGTTCTATGTGCTGCCGGTGATCATGGCTGCCACCATGTTCCTGCAAACCTTCCTGAACCCACCGCCGACTGACCCGATGCAGGCGAAGATGATGAAGATCATGCCGGTTGCCTTCTCGGCCATGTTCTTCTTCTTCCCGGCTGGTCTGGTGCTGTACTACGCAGTCAACAACATCCTGTCGATTGCCCAGCAGTGGTACATCAACAAGAGCATTGAAAACAGCAAGAAAGTCGCCCTGCAGTCCTGA
- the yidD gene encoding membrane protein insertion efficiency factor YidD, translating to MSRLLILLIRFYQLAISPWLAPRCRYVPTCSSYAIEAVRKHGACKGGFLAMKRIGRCHPWGGSGYDPVP from the coding sequence ATGTCGCGCCTCCTCATCCTCCTGATCCGCTTTTACCAACTGGCCATCAGCCCCTGGCTGGCACCACGGTGCCGCTATGTGCCGACCTGTTCCAGTTACGCGATCGAGGCGGTGAGAAAGCATGGCGCCTGCAAGGGCGGCTTTCTGGCGATGAAACGCATCGGGCGCTGTCACCCCTGGGGTGGCAGTGGTTATGACCCGGTTCCCTGA
- the mnmE gene encoding tRNA uridine-5-carboxymethylaminomethyl(34) synthesis GTPase MnmE gives MPSLYAPVTICAIATAPGRGGVGVIRVSGRDLLPFAAALTGGKQPKPRYATYTDFYAADGQAIDNGLLLYFPGPNSFTGEDVLELQGHGGPVVLNMLLTRCLQLGARLAEPGEFSKRAFLNDKMDLAQAESVADLIDASSETAARSALKSLKGAFSNEIHVLVDELITLRMLVEATLDFPEEEIDFLKQADALGKLQTLRQRLQQVQATARQGAILREGMHVVLVGQPNVGKSSLMNALAGDDIAIVTDIAGTTRDTVREEIVIDGVPVHIIDTAGLRDTDDVVEKIGIERTWQAVERADVALVLVDSREGVTAEVEAILERIPPQLPRLFIYNKADLSGATIGMAEEDGRSVLRLSARTHAGVDLLKARLLELIGYSGASEGVFLARERHLDAIRRAAEHMELAHTDWEMVEIFAEELRLAQNALSEITGQFTPDDLLGVIFSRFCIGK, from the coding sequence ATGCCTAGCCTCTACGCTCCCGTCACCATTTGTGCCATCGCCACCGCACCCGGTCGTGGCGGGGTAGGGGTCATCCGCGTGTCAGGGCGTGACTTGCTGCCCTTTGCCGCTGCGCTTACCGGTGGTAAACAGCCCAAGCCGCGCTACGCGACGTATACCGACTTCTACGCGGCAGATGGCCAGGCCATCGACAACGGCCTGCTGCTGTACTTCCCCGGCCCCAACAGCTTTACCGGCGAAGACGTGCTGGAGCTGCAAGGCCACGGCGGGCCGGTGGTGCTCAATATGCTGCTGACCCGCTGCCTGCAACTGGGCGCACGGCTGGCCGAGCCGGGCGAGTTTTCCAAGCGCGCCTTCCTCAACGACAAGATGGACCTGGCCCAGGCGGAAAGCGTGGCCGACCTGATTGATGCTTCCAGCGAAACCGCCGCGCGCAGCGCGCTCAAATCGCTGAAAGGCGCGTTTTCCAATGAAATCCACGTGCTGGTGGATGAGCTGATCACCCTGCGCATGCTGGTGGAAGCCACGCTGGACTTTCCGGAAGAAGAAATCGACTTCCTCAAGCAGGCCGATGCCTTGGGCAAGCTGCAAACCCTGCGTCAGCGCCTGCAACAGGTGCAGGCCACCGCACGGCAAGGTGCCATCCTGCGCGAAGGCATGCACGTGGTGCTGGTGGGGCAGCCCAATGTCGGCAAGTCCAGCCTGATGAATGCGCTGGCTGGGGACGATATCGCCATCGTCACCGATATTGCCGGCACCACCCGCGACACGGTGCGGGAGGAAATTGTCATCGACGGCGTGCCGGTGCATATCATCGACACCGCCGGCCTGCGCGATACCGACGACGTGGTGGAGAAAATCGGCATCGAACGCACCTGGCAGGCGGTGGAGCGCGCCGACGTGGCACTGGTGCTGGTGGACAGCCGTGAAGGCGTGACTGCCGAAGTGGAAGCCATTCTGGAACGCATTCCGCCGCAACTGCCGCGCCTGTTCATCTACAACAAGGCCGACCTGAGCGGCGCAACCATCGGCATGGCCGAAGAAGATGGCCGCAGCGTGCTGCGCCTGTCCGCCCGCACCCATGCAGGGGTGGATCTGCTGAAAGCCCGCCTGCTGGAGCTGATTGGCTACAGTGGTGCCAGTGAAGGCGTGTTCCTGGCACGCGAGCGCCATCTGGACGCCATCCGCCGCGCGGCCGAGCATATGGAACTGGCGCACACAGACTGGGAAATGGTAGAGATCTTCGCCGAAGAGCTGCGATTGGCGCAGAACGCGCTGTCGGAAATCACCGGCCAGTTCACCCCGGACGACCTGCTCGGGGTCATCTTCAGCCGCTTCTGCATCGGAAAGTAA
- a CDS encoding tyrosine-type recombinase/integrase, protein MPRQATPLTDTKIKSLKPKADRYRVSDTGGLLLEVMTSGSKIWRYRYQLHGVRQPALTIGNYPEISLADARRQRDEWAALVAKGESPKRAVQAAKVEKLNTVSVFAEAWIAEQLPGKSESYQTTIRRILAKDVLPWLGGMPLADVKPADVLELCDRIKSRGSPKIALLTRNVLKRMYDFAIARGLVESNPAAALVARFIATEESRTRVLSEKEIGEVMRAVYASDIRRPLKLALHLLAVTMVRKAELTESTWSEIDLDAGIWDIPAERMKKDQPHRVYLSRQAKELLIELRALSGRSLYLFPSSRGEADRPISKSTLNQAVRALSLDVQHFVLHDFRRTASTHLHEMGFPSDAIEKALAHKIVGIKGVYNRAEYAEQRRTIMQAWADFVQAQIDGAKVIPLFKQA, encoded by the coding sequence ATGCCTCGCCAAGCCACTCCGCTGACTGATACAAAAATCAAATCTCTGAAACCCAAGGCAGACCGTTACCGGGTCAGTGATACTGGCGGGCTACTGCTGGAGGTCATGACGAGCGGTTCCAAGATTTGGCGGTATCGCTACCAGTTGCATGGGGTGCGACAGCCCGCACTGACCATAGGGAACTATCCGGAAATCAGCCTGGCTGATGCTCGCCGGCAACGTGATGAATGGGCCGCGCTAGTGGCCAAGGGCGAGTCGCCCAAGAGAGCGGTCCAGGCGGCTAAAGTCGAGAAGCTCAACACAGTTTCTGTTTTTGCTGAGGCTTGGATTGCAGAGCAGCTGCCGGGGAAGTCTGAGAGCTATCAAACCACCATTCGCCGGATTCTGGCCAAGGACGTTTTGCCTTGGCTGGGTGGCATGCCCTTGGCTGATGTCAAACCGGCTGATGTGCTTGAGTTATGCGATCGTATCAAGTCGCGTGGTTCCCCCAAGATTGCCTTGCTGACCCGCAATGTCCTCAAGCGGATGTACGATTTTGCTATTGCCCGTGGCCTGGTGGAAAGCAATCCGGCGGCAGCCCTGGTGGCCCGCTTTATTGCAACGGAGGAGAGCCGGACCCGTGTGCTGTCAGAAAAGGAAATCGGGGAGGTTATGCGGGCGGTCTATGCCTCTGATATTCGCCGTCCTTTGAAGCTGGCTCTACACTTGCTGGCGGTAACGATGGTGCGCAAAGCCGAGCTGACCGAATCAACATGGTCTGAAATTGACTTGGACGCTGGCATATGGGACATCCCTGCCGAGCGCATGAAAAAAGATCAGCCGCACCGTGTATATCTATCCAGACAGGCCAAAGAGCTGTTGATTGAGCTGCGGGCCCTGTCTGGCCGCTCCCTGTATCTTTTTCCCAGCTCGCGGGGTGAGGCAGACCGGCCAATTTCCAAGAGCACACTTAATCAGGCCGTTCGGGCCTTGTCGTTGGACGTTCAGCACTTTGTTTTGCATGACTTCCGCCGCACGGCATCCACACACCTGCATGAAATGGGGTTTCCGTCTGACGCCATCGAGAAGGCGCTTGCTCACAAGATCGTAGGTATCAAAGGGGTGTATAACCGTGCCGAGTATGCCGAGCAACGGCGGACTATCATGCAGGCTTGGGCAGATTTCGTGCAGGCGCAGATTGATGGGGCCAAGGTAATACCGTTGTTCAAGCAGGCATAA
- a CDS encoding AlpA family phage regulatory protein: MQTTSAPSDRLTRPQAAKYLGISIFTLNAWESEGRAPRSTRAGRHSIYLRSDLDSFLADRQSKPVATSDADCSTVAEPSRWPAGSRVMRLREVCHLTGLSKTTIYKLGREGGFVPSISLGGSSVGWPSHLVEAWLAERLQKAMEAA, from the coding sequence ATGCAAACCACATCAGCACCCAGCGACCGTCTTACCCGTCCGCAAGCAGCCAAATATCTTGGCATTTCTATCTTTACCCTGAATGCCTGGGAAAGCGAGGGACGTGCTCCTCGTTCGACCCGTGCCGGGCGTCACAGCATTTATCTTCGCTCTGACCTGGACTCTTTCTTGGCAGATCGTCAATCCAAGCCGGTGGCCACATCAGACGCGGATTGCTCTACCGTGGCTGAGCCATCGCGATGGCCGGCAGGCTCTCGCGTGATGCGTCTGCGAGAAGTCTGTCATCTGACCGGCTTGTCCAAAACCACCATTTACAAGCTTGGTCGTGAGGGTGGTTTTGTACCTTCGATTTCCTTGGGTGGCTCGTCTGTTGGTTGGCCTAGCCATCTGGTGGAGGCGTGGCTGGCTGAGCGTCTGCAAAAAGCAATGGAGGCGGCCTAA